In the genome of Streptomyces racemochromogenes, one region contains:
- a CDS encoding pirin family protein, translating into MIDVRRAADRYAGGDPDAGITTRHAFSFGSFYDPDNIRFGPVLACNEESLAPGAGFDEHPHSHTEIVTWVVEGELTHEDSTGGHTAAVRPGDVQRLGAGSGARHVERNDGGVPLRFVQTWLAPLTAGGEPSYEVVRDLPDGTPYEVPAAGAVLHVRRPGAGERVPVPEGERVYLHVVRGDLRIDGQELGPGDSARITGEKGLEITAGSPGELLIWELPA; encoded by the coding sequence ATGATCGATGTACGCCGCGCCGCCGACCGGTACGCCGGCGGGGATCCGGACGCCGGGATCACCACCCGCCACGCCTTCTCCTTCGGCTCCTTCTACGACCCCGACAACATCCGCTTCGGTCCGGTGCTGGCCTGCAACGAGGAGAGCCTCGCGCCCGGCGCGGGCTTCGACGAGCACCCGCACAGCCACACCGAGATCGTCACCTGGGTGGTGGAGGGAGAGCTCACCCACGAGGACAGCACCGGCGGGCACACCGCCGCCGTCCGGCCCGGGGACGTGCAGCGGCTCGGTGCCGGATCCGGGGCGCGGCACGTCGAGCGCAACGACGGCGGGGTTCCCCTGCGGTTCGTGCAGACCTGGCTCGCGCCGCTGACGGCGGGCGGGGAGCCGTCGTACGAGGTCGTGCGGGACCTCCCGGACGGCACCCCGTACGAGGTCCCGGCGGCGGGCGCGGTGCTGCACGTGCGGCGGCCGGGCGCGGGCGAGCGGGTCCCCGTACCGGAGGGCGAGCGGGTCTACCTGCACGTGGTGCGCGGGGACCTGCGGATCGACGGGCAGGAGCTGGGCCCCGGGGACTCGGCGCGGATCACCGGCGAGAAGGGCCTGGAGATCACCGCGGGGTCCCCGGGGGAGCTGCTGATCTGGGAGCTTCCGGCGTAG
- a CDS encoding serine hydrolase domain-containing protein — MHSLRTIETWPVPAAAAAVVRADGSIAGSHGDTARRFPLASVTKPLAAYAVLVAYEEGALELDEPAGPEGSTVRHLLAHTSGLAFDEHRATAPPGQRRLYSNAGFEVLGDHLAKATGIPFAEYLHQAVFEPLGMTASSLEGSPAKDGVSTVADLVRFAAELQAPRLLDVRTVAEATSVVHPGLKGVLPGYGHQSPNDWGLGLEIRDGKSPHWTGLTSSPRTFGHFGQSGTFLWVDPDVRAACVALTDRAFGPWAVEAWTPFTDAVLAELRAG, encoded by the coding sequence ATGCACAGCCTGCGGACCATCGAGACGTGGCCGGTACCCGCCGCCGCGGCGGCCGTCGTACGCGCCGACGGGAGCATCGCCGGCTCCCACGGGGACACGGCCCGCCGCTTCCCGCTCGCCTCGGTCACCAAGCCGCTCGCCGCGTACGCCGTCCTCGTCGCGTACGAGGAGGGTGCGCTCGAACTGGACGAGCCGGCCGGCCCCGAGGGGTCGACGGTCCGTCACCTCCTCGCCCACACCAGCGGCCTGGCCTTCGACGAGCACCGCGCCACGGCCCCGCCCGGGCAGCGCCGGCTCTACTCCAACGCCGGTTTCGAGGTGCTCGGCGACCACCTCGCCAAGGCCACCGGGATCCCCTTCGCGGAGTACCTGCACCAGGCCGTCTTCGAGCCGCTGGGCATGACCGCCTCCAGCCTGGAGGGCTCCCCCGCCAAGGACGGCGTCTCCACCGTCGCCGACCTCGTGCGCTTCGCCGCCGAGCTCCAGGCGCCCCGGCTGCTCGACGTGCGCACCGTCGCCGAGGCCACCTCCGTGGTCCACCCGGGCCTCAAGGGCGTCCTGCCCGGCTACGGGCACCAGTCGCCCAACGACTGGGGCCTCGGCCTGGAGATCCGTGACGGCAAGTCCCCGCACTGGACGGGCCTGACCTCCTCCCCGCGCACCTTCGGCCACTTCGGCCAGTCAGGCACGTTCCTGTGGGTGGACCCCGACGTCCGCGCCGCCTGCGTGGCCCTGACCGACCGCGCCTTCGGGCCCTGGGCCGTCGAGGCCTGGACGCCCTTCACCGACGCGGTCCTCGCGGAACTGCGCGCCGGCTAG
- a CDS encoding alpha/beta hydrolase yields the protein MLLALGVVFLMLATTGWTAVHRPDAGIQARAAELVAWASARIDGRPVPPADAPVRTVARFFADLDGAQRSHLVDGYPLVVGNLDGVPAELRYRANRRSLALAARLEESRGRDVALTPADRSTAVRRAHRFESLAEPGRQILVFDPTGGGLVAEVFGDLSAARRVSVVVPGVDTDALTFERSQRRLTAPAGMGRSLYEAELSAAPAGRTAVIAWAGYTAPTGVGVDAATGRLAVQGAARLEALAAALPGDASVALFCHSYGSVVCGVAAHRLPGRVTDLVVAGSPGMRAENVAGLHTSARVWAMRDEGDWISGVPHMEVGGLGHGADPVSPAFGSRLLSSEGARSHTGYFEPGTASLDNFAKIGTGTFGSVACANGSEDCRLGISATHGD from the coding sequence ATGCTGCTCGCGCTCGGCGTCGTGTTCCTGATGCTGGCGACGACCGGCTGGACCGCCGTGCACCGACCCGACGCCGGGATCCAGGCGCGGGCCGCCGAGCTCGTCGCGTGGGCCTCGGCCCGGATCGACGGCCGGCCCGTACCGCCCGCCGACGCCCCCGTACGCACGGTCGCCCGGTTCTTCGCCGACCTCGACGGCGCCCAGCGCAGCCACCTCGTCGACGGCTACCCGCTGGTGGTCGGCAACCTCGACGGGGTCCCCGCCGAGCTGCGCTACCGGGCCAACCGCCGCTCCCTGGCGCTGGCCGCACGCCTGGAGGAGTCCCGGGGGCGGGACGTCGCCCTGACCCCCGCCGACCGGAGCACCGCCGTCCGGCGCGCGCACCGCTTCGAGTCCCTCGCCGAGCCCGGCCGGCAGATCCTCGTCTTCGACCCGACCGGCGGCGGCCTCGTCGCCGAGGTCTTCGGCGACCTCTCGGCGGCCCGCCGGGTGTCGGTGGTCGTCCCCGGCGTCGACACCGACGCGCTCACCTTCGAGCGCTCCCAGCGCCGCCTCACCGCCCCCGCCGGCATGGGCCGTTCCCTCTACGAGGCGGAGCTGTCGGCCGCGCCGGCCGGCCGCACCGCCGTCATCGCCTGGGCCGGCTACACCGCCCCCACCGGCGTCGGCGTGGACGCCGCCACCGGCAGGCTCGCCGTCCAGGGCGCCGCACGGCTGGAGGCCCTGGCCGCGGCCCTGCCCGGGGACGCGAGCGTGGCCCTGTTCTGCCACAGCTACGGATCGGTGGTGTGCGGCGTGGCCGCGCACCGGCTGCCCGGCCGGGTGACCGACCTGGTGGTGGCCGGCAGCCCGGGCATGCGCGCCGAGAACGTCGCCGGGCTGCACACCTCGGCCCGGGTCTGGGCGATGCGCGACGAGGGCGACTGGATCTCCGGCGTACCGCACATGGAGGTCGGCGGGCTGGGCCACGGCGCGGACCCGGTCTCCCCGGCCTTCGGCTCTCGGCTGCTGTCCTCGGAGGGCGCCAGGAGCCACACCGGCTATTTCGAGCCAGGCACGGCCTCGCTGGACAACTTCGCCAAGATCGGAACCGGCACCTTCGGTTCCGTCGCGTGCGCGAACGGGAGCGAGGACTGCCGCCTCGGAATTTCCGCCACGCACGGTGACTGA
- a CDS encoding ketoacyl-ACP synthase III — protein sequence MSKIKPAKGSPYARILGVGGYRPTRVVPNEVILETIDSSDEWIRSRSGIASRHWASPQETVAAMSVEASGKALADAGVSPEQIGAVIVSTVSHFKQTPAVATEIAHRIGAGKPAAFDISAGCAGFGYGLTLAKGLVVEGSAQYVLVIGVERLSDLTDLEDRATAFLFGDGAGAVVVGPSDEPAIGPTVWGSEGDKSETIKQTVPWDEFRSTDTAQKFPAITQEGQAVFRWAVFEMAKVAQQALDAAGITPDDLDVFIPHQANMRIIDSMVKTLKLPEHVTVARDVETTGNTSAASIPLAMERLLATGAAKSGDTALVIGFGAGLVYAATVVTLP from the coding sequence ATGTCCAAGATCAAGCCGGCCAAGGGCTCCCCGTACGCCCGCATCCTCGGTGTCGGCGGCTACCGCCCGACCCGGGTGGTGCCCAACGAGGTCATCCTCGAGACGATCGACTCCTCCGACGAGTGGATCCGCTCCCGTTCGGGCATCGCGTCCCGGCACTGGGCCTCGCCCCAGGAGACGGTCGCGGCGATGTCGGTGGAGGCCTCCGGCAAGGCGCTCGCCGACGCCGGCGTGTCCCCCGAGCAGATCGGTGCGGTGATCGTCTCGACGGTCTCGCACTTCAAGCAGACCCCGGCGGTCGCGACGGAGATCGCGCACCGGATCGGCGCGGGCAAGCCCGCCGCGTTCGACATCTCGGCGGGCTGTGCCGGCTTCGGCTACGGCCTGACGCTCGCCAAGGGCCTGGTGGTGGAAGGTTCCGCCCAGTACGTGCTCGTCATCGGTGTCGAGCGGCTCTCGGACCTGACCGACCTGGAGGACCGCGCGACGGCCTTCCTGTTCGGCGACGGTGCCGGCGCCGTGGTCGTCGGCCCCTCGGACGAGCCGGCCATCGGCCCCACGGTGTGGGGTTCGGAGGGCGACAAGTCCGAGACCATCAAGCAGACCGTGCCGTGGGACGAGTTCCGCAGCACGGACACCGCCCAGAAGTTCCCGGCCATCACGCAGGAGGGTCAGGCGGTCTTCCGCTGGGCCGTCTTCGAGATGGCCAAGGTGGCCCAGCAGGCGCTCGACGCCGCCGGGATCACCCCGGACGACCTGGACGTCTTCATCCCGCACCAGGCCAACATGCGGATCATCGACTCGATGGTGAAGACTCTCAAGCTGCCGGAGCACGTCACGGTCGCCCGTGACGTCGAAACCACCGGCAACACGTCGGCCGCCTCGATTCCGCTCGCCATGGAGCGGCTCCTGGCGACCGGAGCGGCGAAGAGCGGCGACACCGCGCTCGTCATCGGCTTCGGGGCGGGGCTCGTCTACGCCGCGACGGTCGTTACCCTCCCCTAG
- a CDS encoding ACP S-malonyltransferase, which produces MLVLVAPGQGAQTPGFLTPWLELPGAADRVAGWSDAIGLDLAHYGTNADADEIRDTAVAQPLLVAAGLLSASALGSPTAFGAVAGHSVGEITAAAVAGVLSEGDALSFVRTRGLGMAEAAAVTETGMAAVLGGDQDVVVAHLERLGLTPANINGAGQIVAAGTAEQIEALVAEKPEGSMKVVPLKVAGAFHTHHMAPAVATLEKAAEALAPADPALTYVSNKDGLVVASGADVVARLVGQVANPVRWDLCMEKFAELGVTGIIELSPGGTLTGLAKRALKGVPSVALKTPDDLDKAKALIAEQTA; this is translated from the coding sequence GTGCTCGTACTCGTCGCTCCCGGCCAAGGCGCTCAGACGCCCGGCTTCCTGACTCCCTGGCTCGAACTCCCCGGCGCCGCCGACCGCGTCGCGGGCTGGTCCGACGCCATCGGGCTCGACCTCGCCCACTACGGCACGAACGCCGACGCGGACGAGATCCGCGACACGGCGGTGGCCCAGCCGCTGCTGGTCGCGGCCGGCCTGCTGTCCGCTTCCGCGCTCGGTTCGCCGACGGCCTTCGGTGCCGTCGCGGGCCACAGCGTGGGTGAGATCACCGCCGCCGCCGTCGCAGGTGTGCTGAGCGAGGGCGACGCGCTGTCCTTCGTCCGCACCCGCGGTCTGGGCATGGCCGAGGCCGCCGCCGTCACCGAGACGGGCATGGCCGCGGTGCTGGGCGGCGACCAGGACGTGGTCGTCGCGCACCTGGAGAGGCTCGGCCTGACCCCGGCCAACATCAACGGCGCGGGCCAGATCGTGGCCGCCGGCACCGCGGAGCAGATCGAGGCGCTGGTCGCCGAGAAGCCCGAGGGCTCGATGAAGGTCGTGCCGCTCAAGGTCGCGGGCGCGTTCCACACGCACCACATGGCCCCGGCGGTCGCCACGCTGGAGAAGGCCGCCGAGGCCCTCGCTCCGGCGGACCCGGCGCTGACGTACGTTTCGAACAAGGACGGCCTCGTCGTCGCCTCGGGTGCCGACGTCGTCGCCCGCCTGGTCGGCCAGGTCGCGAACCCGGTCCGCTGGGACCTGTGCATGGAGAAGTTCGCCGAGCTGGGCGTCACCGGGATCATCGAGCTGTCCCCGGGCGGCACCCTGACGGGTCTGGCGAAGCGCGCGCTGAAGGGCGTGCCCAGCGTGGCCCTGAAGACGCCGGACGATCTCGACAAGGCCAAGGCGCTCATCGCCGAGCAGACGGCCTGA
- a CDS encoding DUF4429 domain-containing protein: MCRMGDVLAGNHAVWEFDSDSVLIRFARGMRTPRLWHALGERRIPLEALSGVDVSAAAGAMGRRETVVLRAVPRAGADPLMEAAAGQLKEGCDPYRLVLPGDRAPQAAAFADAVRERLAPDRAEPADRFLVEVPQPPLQLKAYDARLGFDGSAVTFHWSRTGASSAKWRAGDQRFALADLSGVEWASPDRPGGGYLRLRPRDTAADPAPPDHDLAAAVFGTGYGAVHESLPFAAAVLAALRGRAPVAAVPRARASDDRLTHLSELHSTGLLTDAEYATLRASFTAGA, translated from the coding sequence ATGTGCCGCATGGGTGACGTACTGGCCGGAAATCATGCCGTCTGGGAGTTCGACTCGGACTCGGTGCTCATCCGCTTCGCACGGGGGATGCGAACTCCACGGCTCTGGCACGCGCTGGGCGAGCGCCGGATCCCCCTGGAAGCGTTGTCCGGGGTGGACGTGAGCGCCGCCGCCGGGGCGATGGGCCGACGGGAGACGGTGGTGCTGCGCGCCGTCCCGCGCGCGGGCGCCGATCCGCTGATGGAGGCTGCCGCCGGGCAGCTGAAGGAGGGCTGCGACCCGTACCGGCTGGTGCTGCCCGGGGACCGGGCGCCACAGGCCGCCGCCTTCGCCGACGCCGTGCGCGAGCGGCTGGCGCCCGACCGCGCCGAACCCGCCGACCGCTTCCTCGTCGAGGTGCCGCAGCCGCCGCTCCAGCTGAAGGCGTACGACGCCCGGCTGGGCTTCGACGGCTCCGCGGTCACCTTCCACTGGTCCCGTACGGGTGCCAGCAGCGCCAAGTGGCGGGCGGGCGACCAGCGTTTCGCGCTGGCCGACCTGTCCGGCGTCGAGTGGGCCTCCCCGGACCGCCCGGGCGGCGGGTACCTGCGGCTGCGGCCCCGGGACACCGCCGCGGACCCCGCCCCGCCGGACCACGACCTCGCGGCCGCGGTCTTCGGCACGGGGTACGGGGCGGTGCACGAGTCGCTGCCGTTCGCGGCAGCCGTGCTCGCCGCGCTGCGCGGACGGGCGCCGGTGGCCGCGGTCCCGCGCGCACGGGCGTCCGACGACCGCCTGACGCACCTGAGCGAACTGCACAGCACGGGCCTGCTGACGGACGCCGAGTACGCGACCCTCCGCGCCAGCTTCACCGCCGGCGCCTAG
- a CDS encoding aldo/keto reductase — MTEHGTTPIERAELGKGGPVVGVQGLGCMGMSEFYGETDETAARETLDAALAAGVTLFDTADVYGRGANEEFLAPFVAAHRDEITLATKFGIERNDDPAYRGVRNDRAYVRRAVEDSLRRLGVDVIDLYYMHRRDPRVPLAESVGTMAELVREGKVRHLGLSEVTGPELREAHAVHPVAAVQSEWSLFSRGVERSVVGAAAELGVALVPYSPLGRGFLTGAFADAAAELPADDFRRHQPRYSGENARANAALLAPVREIAAAHGATPAQVALAWVQQRAVVHGLTVVPIPGTRKPGRLLENTAATRITLTDAELALLEPLAGQVAGARYPDMTFTSDSREA; from the coding sequence ATGACGGAGCACGGCACCACCCCCATCGAGCGGGCCGAACTGGGCAAGGGCGGACCGGTGGTCGGCGTCCAGGGCCTCGGCTGCATGGGCATGAGCGAGTTCTACGGGGAGACCGACGAGACGGCCGCCCGCGAGACCCTGGACGCGGCGCTGGCCGCCGGGGTCACCCTCTTCGACACCGCCGACGTCTACGGGCGGGGCGCGAACGAGGAGTTCCTGGCGCCCTTCGTGGCCGCCCACCGGGACGAGATCACCCTCGCCACGAAGTTCGGCATCGAGCGCAACGACGACCCGGCGTACCGGGGCGTCCGCAACGACCGGGCGTACGTCCGCCGGGCGGTCGAGGACAGCCTGCGGCGGCTCGGCGTCGACGTGATCGACCTGTACTACATGCACCGCCGCGACCCGCGGGTGCCGCTCGCCGAGTCGGTGGGCACCATGGCCGAGCTGGTGCGCGAGGGCAAGGTGCGCCACCTGGGCCTCAGCGAGGTCACCGGGCCCGAGCTGCGCGAGGCGCACGCCGTGCACCCCGTCGCGGCGGTCCAGTCGGAGTGGTCGCTGTTCAGCCGGGGCGTGGAGCGCAGCGTGGTCGGCGCGGCGGCGGAACTGGGCGTGGCCCTGGTGCCGTACTCCCCGCTCGGGCGGGGCTTCCTGACGGGCGCGTTCGCGGACGCGGCGGCGGAGCTGCCGGCCGACGACTTCCGGCGGCACCAGCCCCGGTACTCGGGCGAGAACGCCCGGGCCAACGCGGCCCTGCTGGCCCCGGTCCGGGAGATCGCGGCCGCGCACGGGGCCACGCCGGCGCAGGTGGCGCTGGCCTGGGTGCAGCAGCGGGCGGTGGTGCACGGGCTGACGGTCGTCCCGATCCCCGGCACGCGCAAGCCGGGCCGGCTGCTGGAGAACACCGCCGCCACCCGGATCACGCTGACCGACGCGGAACTGGCCCTGCTGGAGCCGCTCGCCGGGCAGGTGGCGGGCGCCCGCTACCCGGACATGACCTTCACCTCGGACTCCCGCGAGGCGTAG
- a CDS encoding MFS transporter, whose product MTNQITLAKETGPDPAARAGLRGHPWLTLFAVAVGVMMVTLDGTIVAVANPAIQKDLGASLAEVQWITNGYLLALAVSLITAGKLGDRFGHRQTFLVGIAGFALSSAAIGLSTGVGLVIGFRVAQGVFGALLMPAALGLLRATFPAEKLNMAIGIWGMVIGASTAAGPIVGGLLVEHVSWQSVFFINVPVGVIALVLGLVILLDHRAENAPRSFDLPGIVLLSAAMFSLIWALIKAAEWGWGDTKTLLFLGASLLCFVLFAAWETRVPEPLIPLGMFRSLPLSAGTVLMVLMAFAFMGGLFFVTFYLQNVHGMSPVDSGLHLLPLTGMMIVGSPLAGAAITKVGPRIPLVAGMVATAVACFGMARLTPATGTLTMSLWFALLGLGLAPVMVGATEVIVGNAPLELSGVAGGLQQAAMQVGGSLGTAVLGAVMAAEVSHTFGDNWRGAGLPPLTPEQLDLAEKGVQVGIAPVPPGVPEPVARTIAGVAHDTFVSGMSTAFTCAAVVAVLAAVVACFTKRGQNAEAGAGAAAHI is encoded by the coding sequence ATGACGAATCAGATCACGCTCGCCAAGGAAACGGGCCCGGATCCGGCAGCGCGCGCCGGTCTGCGCGGCCACCCCTGGCTCACCCTGTTCGCGGTGGCCGTCGGCGTCATGATGGTCACCCTCGACGGCACGATCGTCGCCGTCGCCAACCCCGCCATCCAGAAGGACCTCGGCGCCAGCCTCGCCGAGGTGCAGTGGATCACCAACGGCTACCTGCTGGCCCTCGCGGTCTCCCTGATCACCGCCGGCAAGCTCGGCGACCGCTTCGGGCACCGCCAGACCTTCCTCGTGGGCATCGCGGGCTTCGCGCTCTCCTCGGCGGCGATCGGCCTGTCCACCGGCGTCGGGCTCGTCATCGGCTTCCGCGTCGCCCAGGGCGTCTTCGGCGCCCTGCTGATGCCGGCCGCCCTCGGCCTGCTGCGCGCCACCTTCCCCGCCGAGAAGCTCAACATGGCCATCGGCATATGGGGCATGGTCATCGGCGCCTCCACCGCCGCCGGCCCGATCGTCGGCGGCCTGCTCGTCGAGCACGTCAGCTGGCAGTCCGTCTTCTTCATCAACGTGCCGGTCGGCGTGATCGCACTGGTCCTCGGCCTGGTCATCCTGCTCGACCACCGCGCCGAGAACGCCCCGCGCTCCTTCGACCTGCCGGGCATCGTGCTGCTGTCGGCCGCGATGTTCTCCCTGATCTGGGCGCTCATCAAGGCAGCCGAGTGGGGCTGGGGCGACACGAAGACCCTGCTGTTCCTCGGCGCCTCGCTGCTGTGCTTCGTCCTCTTCGCCGCCTGGGAGACCAGGGTCCCCGAGCCGCTGATCCCCCTCGGCATGTTCCGCTCGCTGCCGCTGTCCGCGGGCACCGTGCTGATGGTGCTGATGGCCTTCGCCTTCATGGGCGGCCTGTTCTTCGTCACCTTCTACCTGCAGAACGTCCACGGGATGAGCCCGGTCGACAGCGGCCTGCACCTGCTGCCCCTCACCGGCATGATGATCGTCGGCTCGCCGCTGGCCGGCGCCGCCATCACCAAGGTCGGCCCGCGGATCCCGCTCGTCGCCGGCATGGTCGCCACCGCCGTCGCCTGCTTCGGCATGGCCCGGCTCACCCCCGCCACCGGCACGCTCACCATGTCGCTCTGGTTCGCCCTGCTCGGCCTGGGCCTCGCCCCCGTCATGGTCGGCGCCACCGAGGTCATCGTCGGCAACGCCCCGCTGGAGCTGTCCGGTGTGGCGGGCGGCCTCCAGCAGGCAGCCATGCAGGTCGGCGGCAGCCTCGGCACCGCCGTCCTCGGAGCGGTCATGGCGGCCGAGGTCAGTCACACGTTCGGGGACAACTGGCGGGGCGCCGGCCTGCCCCCGCTCACCCCGGAACAGCTCGACCTCGCGGAGAAGGGCGTACAGGTCGGCATCGCCCCCGTCCCGCCCGGCGTGCCCGAGCCGGTGGCGCGGACCATCGCCGGCGTCGCGCACGACACCTTCGTGTCCGGCATGAGCACGGCCTTCACCTGCGCCGCGGTCGTCGCCGTCCTCGCCGCGGTGGTGGCCTGCTTCACCAAGCGCGGACAGAACGCCGAAGCCGGAGCGGGCGCGGCGGCCCACATCTGA
- a CDS encoding TetR/AcrR family transcriptional regulator, whose amino-acid sequence MTDQRPAPAAGLRERKKRRTRDALLRAALMLFVSQGYERTTVDEITDTVEVSQRTFFRYFANKEEVAFAVQDVVESHFLAALRTRPASEAPLEALRNAVLASWDTVEEALSDVVPVDLYMRSYRLIESTPALLAVHLRRSTELEEEIARLIAAREGLDLDADPRPRVAVAAFSGVMRVTGRLWGQGEDTSVAAIRRMTVAYLDQIGPALAQDWRRAPLAG is encoded by the coding sequence ATGACCGACCAGCGGCCCGCGCCGGCGGCCGGACTGCGCGAGCGCAAGAAGCGCCGCACCCGGGACGCGCTGCTGCGCGCCGCCCTGATGCTCTTCGTCTCACAGGGCTACGAGCGGACCACGGTCGACGAGATCACCGACACCGTCGAGGTCTCGCAGCGCACCTTCTTCCGGTACTTCGCGAACAAGGAGGAGGTCGCCTTCGCCGTGCAGGACGTGGTCGAGTCCCACTTCCTGGCCGCCCTGCGGACCCGGCCGGCGTCCGAGGCCCCGCTGGAGGCCCTGCGCAACGCCGTGCTCGCCTCCTGGGACACGGTCGAGGAGGCCCTCTCCGACGTGGTGCCGGTCGACCTCTACATGCGCAGCTACCGGCTGATCGAGTCCACCCCCGCCCTGCTCGCCGTTCACCTGCGGCGCTCCACCGAGCTGGAGGAAGAGATCGCCCGGCTGATCGCCGCCCGGGAGGGGCTCGACCTGGACGCCGACCCGCGGCCCCGGGTGGCGGTGGCGGCGTTCAGCGGAGTGATGCGCGTCACGGGGCGGCTCTGGGGGCAGGGCGAGGACACCAGCGTGGCCGCGATCCGGCGGATGACCGTGGCCTACCTCGACCAGATCGGCCCGGCCCTGGCGCAGGACTGGCGCCGGGCGCCCCTGGCGGGCTGA
- a CDS encoding MerR family transcriptional regulator: protein MGMDLTETRYTISEVEARTGLTQHTLRWYERIGLMPHVDRSHSGQRRFTDKDLGWLSFVGKLRATGMSVADMVRYAELVREGDHTVDERRELLERTRREVRARLAELTDALGVLDFKINMYAMNTISTTSAQTTSTRATGTRATSA from the coding sequence ATGGGCATGGACCTGACGGAGACGCGGTACACGATCAGCGAGGTCGAGGCGCGGACCGGTCTGACCCAGCACACGCTGCGCTGGTACGAGCGGATCGGCCTGATGCCGCACGTGGACCGCTCCCATTCGGGGCAGCGGAGGTTCACCGACAAGGATCTGGGCTGGCTGTCCTTCGTGGGCAAGCTGCGCGCGACGGGGATGTCGGTGGCGGACATGGTCCGCTACGCCGAGCTGGTCCGCGAGGGGGACCACACCGTCGACGAGCGCCGTGAGCTGCTGGAGCGCACGCGCCGCGAGGTACGGGCGCGGCTCGCGGAGCTGACGGACGCGCTCGGCGTCCTGGACTTCAAGATCAACATGTATGCGATGAACACGATCAGCACGACGAGCGCACAGACGACGAGCACACGGGCGACGGGTACACGGGCGACGAGCGCCTGA
- a CDS encoding PucR family transcriptional regulator, producing the protein MPQPEREQSPEVRPAHPVHPHAATLRRLEKSSGRLAANAIARMDENLPWYRAMPPENRSWIGLVAQAGIAAFTEWFRHPETPQAISTDVFGTAPRELTRAITLRQTVEMVRTTIEVMEAAIDEVAAPGDESILREALLVYAREIAFATAQVYAQAAEARGAWDARLESLVVNAVLSGEADEGALSRAAALGWNSPEHVCVVLGTAPEGDSELTVEAIRRAARHHKLQVLTGVLGDRLVVIAGGSDNPMQVAKSLIGPFAAGPVVAGPVVPDLLNATKSAQAAAAGLKACTAWQDAPRPVLADDLLPERAIASDPSAREQLVEEIYRPLEEAGSALLETLSVYLEQASSLEGAARMLFVHPNTVRYRLRRVTDVTGWSPSDVRSAFTLRIALILGRLADGDQQP; encoded by the coding sequence GTGCCCCAACCCGAACGTGAGCAGTCCCCCGAGGTGCGTCCCGCGCATCCGGTCCACCCGCACGCCGCGACGCTGCGCCGGCTGGAGAAGTCCTCCGGCCGGCTCGCCGCCAACGCCATCGCGCGGATGGACGAGAACCTGCCCTGGTACCGGGCGATGCCACCGGAGAACCGGTCGTGGATCGGTCTGGTGGCGCAGGCCGGCATCGCGGCCTTCACGGAGTGGTTCCGGCACCCGGAGACCCCGCAGGCCATTTCCACCGACGTCTTCGGGACGGCTCCGCGCGAGCTGACCCGGGCGATCACGCTGCGCCAGACCGTCGAGATGGTGCGTACGACGATCGAGGTCATGGAGGCCGCGATCGACGAGGTGGCCGCCCCCGGCGACGAGTCGATCCTGCGCGAGGCGCTGCTGGTGTACGCCCGGGAGATCGCCTTCGCGACCGCCCAGGTGTACGCGCAGGCCGCCGAGGCGCGCGGCGCGTGGGACGCCCGGCTGGAGTCCCTGGTCGTGAACGCCGTGCTGTCGGGCGAGGCCGACGAGGGCGCGCTGTCGCGGGCGGCGGCGCTCGGCTGGAACTCCCCGGAGCACGTGTGCGTGGTCCTCGGCACCGCTCCGGAGGGGGACAGCGAGCTGACGGTGGAGGCGATCCGCCGGGCGGCCCGCCACCACAAGCTCCAGGTGCTGACCGGGGTGCTCGGCGACCGCCTGGTGGTGATCGCGGGCGGCAGCGACAACCCGATGCAGGTGGCCAAGTCCCTGATCGGGCCGTTCGCCGCCGGTCCGGTGGTGGCGGGGCCGGTGGTCCCCGACCTGCTGAACGCCACGAAGTCGGCGCAGGCCGCGGCCGCCGGGCTGAAGGCCTGCACGGCCTGGCAGGACGCGCCCCGCCCGGTGCTGGCGGACGATCTCCTGCCGGAGCGCGCCATCGCCTCGGATCCCTCGGCCAGGGAGCAGCTGGTGGAGGAGATCTACAGACCTCTGGAGGAGGCGGGCTCGGCGCTGTTGGAGACGCTGAGCGTCTACCTGGAGCAGGCCAGCAGCCTGGAGGGGGCGGCGCGGATGCTGTTCGTGCACCCCAACACGGTGCGCTACCGGCTCCGACGTGTGACCGACGTCACCGGCTGGTCGCCGTCCGATGTCCGTTCGGCGTTCACGCTGCGGATCGCCCTGATCCTCGGGCGTCTGGCCGACGGCGATCAGCAGCCCTAG